In Humulus lupulus chromosome 6, drHumLupu1.1, whole genome shotgun sequence, a single genomic region encodes these proteins:
- the LOC133781947 gene encoding disease resistance protein RPV1-like — MNNLDDQPQTPAPSSISLGKRHDVFIRFRGEDTRSNFTSHLNNALKKNGIETYIDDRLVRGEEISKALMDAIDQSKFCVIVFSRNYASSRWCFDELVHIHKCMDKKNLIALPVFYHVDPSDVRRQKRSYEAEFLKNENLFHEDKIKEWRVALTNVVNHSGWDTSNTRNDAELVDDIVNFIRGKLRPTSSTYLIEQGLVGMEESTKDLNKLSSNAPIVGICGMGGLGKTTLADVIFKQSHPQFDGHSFLRNVREERQKYGLACLRKRLFCKLSNEKDIDEDDLDAVKKKLNHKKLLIILDDVDDLEDYESLLQDSHNWLDSKSKVIITSRNLQVLRNIIGDDEKIHKLKILNEKEALELFSLHAFKTKSVEESYKELSIKVVNYAQGFPLALKVLGSHLYLKSKQVWQSVLSKMKVDPNQTIINKLKISFNGLDGKEKNIFLDIACFFRGYSKDYVAEILDTCGSFAAVIEVLIDKCLITLSWDRLIQMHDLLQEMGWSIARGSHYNHLGDYSRLWIAEDIYNLLRTNKGTATIEGIFSVDDGQLYGKKLEGVNLNPLVFMNMPYLKLLKMPNHCVNGLQFPQGLHDYFPDELRYLEWYKCPLKSLGSHFTPHNLVYLKMVNSQLGKLWNEFQDVGNLKYVILSHSKNLTCLPDLSRANLHKICLQDCTNLVELPPLRFHNVLDYGEKEWEAINRYKNFILSLIYDDDDDDDGFGGYYEYSDGDDDSFGGYYEYSDGDDNSFGEDLDDDYGGGYLDDDDDDDDGLGGYYEDFDGDDDDDSFGGYYESFDDDCETFEWFNTRTDLSEMSNNDEDYDCLVNLRQCSKLKTLSEMSGNIKFICLRSTAIEELHSSIVFLNNLLVLDLRDCKYLKSLPKDISKLESLEYLDMGECALIDKFPELPKNLKGLDLSGTSIRKVDSSSFECLPCLNILYMKDCTNLESLPTSIWKLKSLFGLSFEHCSQLKRFPKILNTVKKLKELNLIGTGIREAPSPIENLIALKKLNLSKCKRLEFISTGICRLKFLSELNLSNCPRLRVHEQILEFTKNLSKFEHKD, encoded by the exons ATGAATAATCTTGATGATCAGCCACAAACTCCAGCACCCAGCTCTATATCTCTAGGGAAGAGACATGATGTTTTCATTAGATTTAGAGGAGAAGACACTCGCAGTAATTTCACTAGTCATCTCAATAATGCCCTCAAGAAGAATGGAATTGAAACCTACATTGATGATAGACTTGTTAGAGGAGAGGAGATCTCCAAGGCTCTCATGGATGCCATCGACCAATCAAAGTTTTGCGTAATTGTCTTCTCTCGAAATTATGCATCTTCGAGGTGGTGCTTCGATGAGCTGGTGCATATCCACAAATGCATGGATAAGAAGAATCTCATTGCTTTGCCTGTTTTTTACCATGTTGATCCATCTGATGTGCGAAGACAGAAGAGAAGTTATGAGGCTGAATTTCTGAAAAATGAAAATCTTTTTCACGAAGATAAGATAAAAGAATGGAGGGTTGCTCTAACTAATGTAGTTAATCATTCTGGATGGGATACATCTAATACCAG GAACGATGCTGAGTTAGTTGATGACATTGTCAATTTTATACGAGGGAAACTGAGACCTACCTCTTCAACATATCTTATAGAGCAAGGCTTAGTTGGAATGGAAGAGTCCACTAAAGATCTAAACAAGTTGTCATCCAATGCTCCCATTGTAGGAATTTGTGGCATGGGTGGTTTGGGTAAGACAACCCTTGCTGATGTCATATTCAAACAATCTCACCCTCAATTTGATGGTCATAGTTTTCTTCGAAATGTTAGGGAAGAACGACAAAAATATGGATTGGCTTGTTTGAGAAAACGATTGTTTTGTAAACTGTCAAATGAGAAAGATATAGATGAGGATGATTTAGATGCTGTGAAGAAAAAGCTAAATCATAAAAAATTGCTTATAATTCTTGATGATGTGGATGACTTGGAGGATTATGAATCTTTACTTCAAGATAGCCATAACTGGTTAGATTCTAAGAGTAAAGTTATTATTACAAGTAGAAATCTACAAGTACTTCGGAATATTATTGGAGACGATGAGAAgatacataaattaaaaatacTAAATGAGAAGGAAGCTCTTGAACTATTCTCTTTGCATGCCTTCAAAACAAAGTCCGTTGAAGAAAGCTACAAAGAGCTTTCAATAAAAGTAGTGAATTATGCTCAAGGTTTTCCACTTGCTCTTAAAGTTTTGGGATCTCACTTATATTTAAAGAGCAAACAAGTATGGCAAAGCGTGTTGAGTAAGATGAAAGTAGATCCCAACCaaacaattataaataaattaaaaataagtttCAATGGACTGGATGGaaaagagaaaaatatatttcttgATATAGCATGCTTTTTCCGAGGATATAGTAAAGATTATGTGGCAGAAATATTGGATACTTGTGGTTCTTTTGCAGCTGTTATTGAAGTATTGATTGATAAGTGTTTGATAACTCTGTCTTGGGATCGACTTATTCAAATGCATGATTTGTTGCAAGAAATGGGTTGGTCAATTGCTCGTGGTTCACACTATAATCATTTGGGAGACTATAGTAGACTTTGGATTGCTGAAGATATCTACAACTTGTTGAGAACTAATAAA GGTACTGCGACAATTGAAGGAATATTCTCTGTTGATGATGGACAACTGTATGGAAAGAAACTAGAGGGCGTGAACTTGAATCCTTTAGTCTTTATGAATATGCCATATCTGAAATTGCTTAAAATGCCGAACCATTGTGTAAATGGACTTCAGTTTCCTCAAGGTCTTCATGACTATTTTCCAGACGAGCTCAGATACTTGGAATGGTATAAATGCCCTTTGAAATCTTTAGGGTCACATTTCACTCCACATAATCTTGTTTACCTTAAGATGGTGAATAGCCAGCTTGGGAAATTGTGGAATGAATTCCAG GATGTTGGGAACCTCAAGTATGTCATTCTTTCTCACTCAAAGAATTTGACTTGTCTTCCGGATCTTTCTCGAGCAAATCTTCACAAGATATGCTTACAAGATTGTACAAATTTAGTTGAACTTCCTCCTTTAAGGTTTCACAATGTTCTTGACTATGGAGAAAAAGAATGGGAAGCAATAAACCGTTATAAGAATTTCATATTATCTTTaatatatgatgatgatgatgatgatgatggttttGGTGGATATTATGAATATTCTGATGGTGATGATGATAGTTTTGGTGGATATTATGAATATTCTGATGGTGATGATAATAGTTTTGGTGAAGATTTAGATGATGATTATGGTGGTGGATATCTTGATgatgatgacgatgatgatgatggtttAGGTGGATATTATGAAGATTTTGATGGTGACGATGATGATGATAGTTTTGGTGGATATTATGAAAGTTTTGATGATGATTGTGAAACCTTTGAGTGGTTTAATACCAGAACTGATCTTTCTGAGATGTCTAATAATGATGAGGACTATGATTGCTTGGTAAATCTCAGACAATGTTCTAAGCTCAAAACTCTCTCAGAGATGTCTGGTAATATAAAGTTCATATGTTTGCGTTCAACTGCAATTGAAGAATTGCACTCTTCAATTGTCTTTCTCAACAATCTTCTTGTGCTTGATCTCAGAGATTGTAAATATCTTAAAAGTCTTCCAAAAGATATTTCTAAATTGGAGTCATTGGAATATCTAGACATGGGTGAATGTGCATTGATTGACAAGTTTCCAGAGCTTCCAAAGAATTTAAAAGGATTAGATTTGAGTGGAACATCAATTCGAAAAGTTGACTCATCATCCTTTGAGTGTTTACCTTGTCTAAATATTTTATACATGAAAGATTGCACTAATCTTGAAAGCCTCCCAACTAGCATTTGGAAGTTGAAGTCTCTTTTCGGGCTGTCTTTTGAACATTGCTCACAGTTGAAAAGATTTCCAAAAATCTTGAACACtgtgaagaagctaaaggagcttAATTTGATCGGAACTGGAATTAGAGAGGCACCGTCACCAATAGAGAATCTTATTGCATTGAAAAAGTTAAACTTAAGCAAGTGCAAAAGGCTCGAGTTTATTTCAACTGGCATTTGTCGACTGAAGTTTCTTAGCGAACTGAATCTCTCTAATTGCCCACGATTAAGAGTCCATGAACAAATTTTGGAGTTTACGAAGAATCTTTCTAAATTTGAACACAAGGATTAA